A stretch of DNA from Francisella uliginis:
CTTCACCACCTTTAGCTAATGGGTTAAAGAAACCTAATCTTTCGATAAATCTACCATCTCTTGGGCTTTTTTTATCAGCAACTACGATTCTATAGAAAGGACGCTTTTTAGCTCCACCACGAGCCATACGAATTACTACCATTTATTGTTCTCCGGTTTTATATTTTTAATCTTTTCAAATATTTAACTTTACTAGCTAAGTCTAGCAGCCATAAACTTAGCAAAAAATTATGCAAAAATTTAATAGCAATACTTTAAAGTCTCTCGACTAAAAAGTCAATAGTTGACTTGATATAAACATAAATATATAATACACGAAGTCGCTGTATTTAACAAACAACTTGCTTGCGACATTAAACAATAAGCTAAAGCGTTTCTACTAATTTTTTAAAAATTCCTAGAAGCCTTTTAGCTCTAAACAAACTAAAAGGGAACCAATTGATATGTCAAAAAATTATTTATTCACTTCTGAATCAGTATCAGAAGGACATCCAGATAAACTTGCTGATCAAATTTCAGATGCTATATTAGATGAAATTCTTAAACAAGATAAAAACGCTCGTGTAGCATGTGAAACTTTAGTAAAAACAGGCATGGCACTAGTTGCTGGTGAAATATCTACTTCTGCATGGGTAGATATTGAAGAACTAGTTAGAAATGTTATTACAGAAACAGGTTATGATAATGCCAATAAAGGTATTGATGGTAGAACATGTTCTGTAATTAATGCTATAGGTAAACAATCAGGTGATATTGCTCAAGGTGTAGATCGCGGATCTTTAGAAGATCTTGGTGCTGGCGATCAAGGTCTAATGTTTGGTTTTGCAACAAATGAAACCCCTACTCTTATGCCTTCAGCTATTTATTACTCTCACTTACTAATGAGAAAACAAGCAGAACTTAGAAAGTCAGGCAAGCTAGCTTGGTTAAGACCAGATGCAAAAGCTCAAGTTACACTTGCTTATGAAAATAACAAACCTAAGTTTATTGATACGGTTGTTTTATCAACTCAGCACGATGAATCAATTTCTCAAAAAGAATTGCACGACGCTGTAATCGAAGAAATTGTCAAAGAAGTCATTCCTGCTGACCTAATTACAAAAAATACTAAATACCATATCAACCCAACAGGCGTATTCCTAATTGGTGGTCCTCAAGGTGACTGTGGTCTAACTGGTAGAAAAATTATTGTTGACACTTATGGTGGTGCTGCTCATCATGGTGGTGGCGCATTCTCAGGTAAAGATCCATCAAAAGTAGATCGTTCTGGTGCATATATGGGTAGATATATCGCTAAAAATATAGTTGCCGCTGGTCTAGCAGATAAATGTGAAGTCCAAGTTGCATACGCTATTGGTGTTGCAAAACCTGTATCTCTAATGGTAAATACTTTTGGCACTGGTAAAATCGCAGATGGCACTATTGAAAAACTTGTTAATGAGGTTTTTGATCTTAGAGTTGGTAAGATTATTGAAAACTTAGATCTACTGAACCCAATATACAGAAAAACCTCAAACTATGGCCACTTTGGACGCGAACTTCCTGAGTTTAGTTGGGAAAAAATTGATAAGGCAGATAATCTTAAGTCTCTAGCTAATATTTAATTTCTATTTTTTCTTATAAGTTACTATAACTGATTTATTAATATAATCCTGATACGAATTAGTACAAATATCGCAAAATAGTTGTGTCTAATTTGGGCTTTCCATATCTAGCTAATAGCATGACTCTATTGGCAAGTATTTAAAGCTAAAAAGTAAGTATAGAATGTAAAGTAAAGATGTATAAATTTATGTTGGAAATTAGTATAAAAATCCTTTTAAGCAATATCTTCTTGCTTCTTTTAAGTAGTCGTAGAATATAAAGCTACCAATTTCTAAAGATCAAACAATCATACCTTCTATTAAAATTATACAATAATATCTATATGGTAAATATAAAGCTTATATGTCTAATCTCAAAATAATCGTATTACAAAAACCAAATTAGTGAGGATAAATAATCATTTTAATACTTAGCTAATTTTATAAATAGCTAACAATATATGATACTGCGAACTAAGTTTAGCATATATTTATCTTAACATTTCATCATAAGTACCTGAGACTTAACAGATACATTAAAATGGATTTAAAATTGAAGGAAAATAACAATTAGAATAGATAGGTGAATTAGATATATTTGATTAATTAAGCTAAAGTACTTGCCTTATAATTTTTCTTAGCTTCAACAAACTCGATTTTTAGATCTTTATATTTTGACTTGATAGCTTTAATATCAGCCTTAGATAGAACATTCTCTTTCTTAGCTTTAAGATATTCTTGCTTAGCGTTATACATATTTTTAACGTTAGCAACAAGCTTAGTATATTTCTCTTCTATGCCAAGATGGAAAGTCTTATTCTTTTTAGTTAAAGCTTCATCTAATTTAACTTTAGCCTTTGCAATTTCTATCAAGTGCTTAGGAGTCGTTTTAAGATCATAACACCATCCAATCTTTGCAAGACCAGCAATAAGCCATTTAGAAGGATCTAGATCAAACCATCTAATACCATTTCTATAGTCACCAGCAAAAGCATGGTGATAGTTATGATAACCTTCACCACCTGTTACAATAGCAGTGATCCAACTATCTCTAGCCGTATTCTTTCTAGAATAAGGTCTCTTACCAATGGTATGAGCCAGAGAGTTAATACAGAAAGTAGCATGATGCACAAGTATAACTCTAAGGAAACCACCTAAAAGCAAGAAGCTTACAGCACTATGCCAAGCAGCTGTAAAAGTATGACCACTTAGGAAGCCAAATATAAACCCAGCTAGAGCAGGCAAACCGAAACATGCTAATATTGCTAAAATAGTGTAATGTCTGTGTTGAAACACCAAAGCTTTATCTCTTAGAAGATCATTTACACCACGGATTTCTTGAACATCAGCAGTATTATGTCTAAGTAACCAGCCAAAGTGCGAGAACCAAAAACCTCTAGTAGCTGCATATGGATCTTTTACAGGGTCATCAACATCTTTATGGTGTTTTCTATGATCTGAAGACCATTGTATCACACTGTTTTGTAGTGCCGCAGTACCAAAAACTAGTAAAAAATAACTTACAAACTTATTAGCCTTATATGTCTTATGCGACCATAATCTATGGTAACCCATAGTAATACTGATACCAGTTATAGCATAAAATATAGCAAGACAAACATAATCAGATGTTACAAAGCCGTATGTCATACCGTACCACGGTATCACTATTGCGGCAAACAAAGGTATAATCAGTAGTCCAAAAACACTTTTCCAGACGATGCTACCTTCTTTTTCTATAGTTTGATCTATTTCATAGATCTCTTTTTTATTACTCATTTAGAACCTTTTTATCCCTTTTTGTATTGAATCCACTTTAAGTGAATGTTGAAAACTTTTTAATTTACGATTGCATTATACCACACATTGATATTTTTAGATAGCCCTTTATATATGCCTAAATTGGCGATCTCGCTTTAACATCAATTTCTAAGTTAGAATCCTTAAAGCTATTATCATACCTATAAGCACCAGCAAGGGCTATCATAGCACCATTATCTGTACAATATTTCATTGGTGGAAAAAATATTTGATAACTATTATTTTTTGATAATTTTTCTAATCTTTGACGTAATAATTTATTTGCACTAACGCCACCAGATATCACTAATCTTTTATTTTTTGTTTGTTTCAAAGCCTTATTACACTTTGAGACTAGAACATCTATAGCTGCATCTTGAAAGGCATAACAAAGATTTGCCTTATTTTCTTGAGATTTATCCTCTTCTGAATACCAGGTATTTAACACCGCTGTCTTTAAGCCACTAAAACTAAAATCAAGGTTTGGCTTATTTTTCATAGGCCTTGGCAACAGATATTTTTTCTTATCTGTTGCTTTATCTGCTAAATTAGCAACTTCAACTCCTCCAGGATAGGCCATACCTAAGAGCTTCGCTGTCTTATCAAATGCTTCACCTGCAGCATCATCTATTGATTCTCCAAGTAAGCTATATTGACCAAAACCTCTAACTTCAAATAATTGAGTGTGACCTCCTGAGACTAGCAAAGCAACAAAAGGATACTCAATCTCACTATCAGTATCTAAAAGAGGTGAAAGCAAATGTCCTTCAAGGTGATGAACAGCCACCGTATCAATATCATGAATAAAGCCTAAAGTCTTAGCAAAAGTTGCACCAACCATAAGTGCACCAACCAATCCTGGTGTTGCTGTATAAGCTATACAGTCTATATCATCGAAACTAAGCCCTGATTCTAGAAACAATTGCTTAGCAAGAACATTTAACTTTGCAATATGCTCACGTGATGCCAATTCTGGAACAACTCCACCATATTCCTTATGCAGGTCTATTTGACTATATAAAGCATCAGCAACTATTCTTTTAGAACATGAATCATAAATGGCAAGCCCTGTTTCATCACATGAACTTTCGATACCTAAAACAAGCATTACTTCTTAGTGCCACCACTTGTTTTAGTTATTTGGATAAATTTTGTTATAAATGATCCCAATATGAGTCCAAGAACAAATGCTATCGACATTAAAACAATAAGCGGTAGTGTTGTAGTTCCAAAAATATAATCAAAACTTACTCTATCAGTATTCAATATAGATAGCACTACTATGAGAATTATAACTATTCCAAAAAATATCTGCCAGAAGAGTTTTGCTAACATACTAAACATTTACCACAAGTATTAATAAGTACAATATGGCTTATATTATAATTTAAAATGTTTGAATAATAAAATTTTATTTTAGATAGAAAGTAATATAGAACAAATTTAGAAGTCTAATGATTCTAGAGCATTTCTTAAAGACTCTTCAATATCTTCATTGATATCTTTTTCACTTTCTTGAGGTTTGATATTTTCAGTAGTAGTTTCTTCAATATTGAAAGCTGCTGCTGCATCAGTAAATGCTATACCATCTTCAACACCAAGCTCTTCTCTTATTTTATCAATCTTCTTAGATTCTTTTCTTACTGCTAAACCAGTACCTGTTGGTATTAGTCTACCGATAAGAACGTTTTCTTTAAGACCTCTTAATTGATCTACTTGAGAATGTATAGAAGCTTCAGTAAGAACTCTTGTTGTCTCTTGGAAAGACGCTGCTGACAAGAATGATTCCGTAGATAGAGAAGATCTTGTGATACCCATAAGTACAAGCTCAAACTCAACCTCTCTCTTTTCTTGCTCACGCAGATTATCATTTTCTTCTAAGATTCTAACAAGTTCGATATTTTCATTTTTAACAAACTTACTATCACCTTCATCAATTACAATAGCTTTTCTTAGCATTTGTCTAACGATTGTCTCAATATGCTTATCGTTAATTACAACACCTTGCATACGATATACAGACTGAGCCTCAATCAATATATAATCAGCAAATGCTTCTAAGCCTTTATACTGAAGTAAATCATGCGGATCAGTAGGCCCATCTGCTAAAACATCACCTTTAACAACATTTTCACCATCAAAAACAACTAAATGACGAGATTTAGGTAATAGAATTTCTTCAACAATATGACCATTCTTATCTAAAATCTCAATTCTTTGTTTTTCTTTAGTATCTCTGTTACCAAGTCTAACCATACCATCACATGGAGAAAGTACAGCAGCTTCCTTAGGACGTCTAGCTTCAAATAACTCAGCAACACGTGGAAGACCACCAGTAATATCTTTGTTTTTAGACCCTTCTAGAGGAATCTTAGCTACAACATCACCAACCTCTAACTGAGT
This window harbors:
- the rpsP gene encoding 30S ribosomal protein S16; this translates as MVVIRMARGGAKKRPFYRIVVADKKSPRDGRFIERLGFFNPLAKGGEERLKLDLAKAEAWLAKGAQPSDRVASLIKEAKKAA
- the metK gene encoding methionine adenosyltransferase, whose amino-acid sequence is MSKNYLFTSESVSEGHPDKLADQISDAILDEILKQDKNARVACETLVKTGMALVAGEISTSAWVDIEELVRNVITETGYDNANKGIDGRTCSVINAIGKQSGDIAQGVDRGSLEDLGAGDQGLMFGFATNETPTLMPSAIYYSHLLMRKQAELRKSGKLAWLRPDAKAQVTLAYENNKPKFIDTVVLSTQHDESISQKELHDAVIEEIVKEVIPADLITKNTKYHINPTGVFLIGGPQGDCGLTGRKIIVDTYGGAAHHGGGAFSGKDPSKVDRSGAYMGRYIAKNIVAAGLADKCEVQVAYAIGVAKPVSLMVNTFGTGKIADGTIEKLVNEVFDLRVGKIIENLDLLNPIYRKTSNYGHFGRELPEFSWEKIDKADNLKSLANI
- a CDS encoding acyl-CoA desaturase, which codes for MSNKKEIYEIDQTIEKEGSIVWKSVFGLLIIPLFAAIVIPWYGMTYGFVTSDYVCLAIFYAITGISITMGYHRLWSHKTYKANKFVSYFLLVFGTAALQNSVIQWSSDHRKHHKDVDDPVKDPYAATRGFWFSHFGWLLRHNTADVQEIRGVNDLLRDKALVFQHRHYTILAILACFGLPALAGFIFGFLSGHTFTAAWHSAVSFLLLGGFLRVILVHHATFCINSLAHTIGKRPYSRKNTARDSWITAIVTGGEGYHNYHHAFAGDYRNGIRWFDLDPSKWLIAGLAKIGWCYDLKTTPKHLIEIAKAKVKLDEALTKKNKTFHLGIEEKYTKLVANVKNMYNAKQEYLKAKKENVLSKADIKAIKSKYKDLKIEFVEAKKNYKASTLA
- the tsaD gene encoding tRNA (adenosine(37)-N6)-threonylcarbamoyltransferase complex transferase subunit TsaD, coding for MLVLGIESSCDETGLAIYDSCSKRIVADALYSQIDLHKEYGGVVPELASREHIAKLNVLAKQLFLESGLSFDDIDCIAYTATPGLVGALMVGATFAKTLGFIHDIDTVAVHHLEGHLLSPLLDTDSEIEYPFVALLVSGGHTQLFEVRGFGQYSLLGESIDDAAGEAFDKTAKLLGMAYPGGVEVANLADKATDKKKYLLPRPMKNKPNLDFSFSGLKTAVLNTWYSEEDKSQENKANLCYAFQDAAIDVLVSKCNKALKQTKNKRLVISGGVSANKLLRQRLEKLSKNNSYQIFFPPMKYCTDNGAMIALAGAYRYDNSFKDSNLEIDVKARSPI
- a CDS encoding lipopolysaccharide assembly protein LapA domain-containing protein; this translates as MFSMLAKLFWQIFFGIVIILIVVLSILNTDRVSFDYIFGTTTLPLIVLMSIAFVLGLILGSFITKFIQITKTSGGTKK